A single Phragmites australis chromosome 4, lpPhrAust1.1, whole genome shotgun sequence DNA region contains:
- the LOC133916415 gene encoding scarecrow-like protein 9 isoform X1, which produces MQLKGAFHYLLVIREVFRRGFLNRRPSMGLDNTYGELSGMFCGGLSYDGCTDHSSPSDYSRFTYPQPAVVPQMAAEPSSNPSSTVSRANTETDNPEDWEFISDESLNYISRMLMEEDIDEKVSMYQEESVALRAAAKPFYDILGHKFPPSPDRQLIQWSIDSPSESGNSSHAQSLASTVTSSSIGGAVDSNQRHDIGSGGQLEAYRGLCGQSSQPLVGPSSGACSAADVLEEPLITNGRIPEYLFESLPTWDFRRGVEEARKFLPCNNKLAIDLETTGVARPQEARKEVSFNARKAEVLNAKKNRQSEDLDLIEGRSIKQSAFCSDEPDWIEMFDDLLRQTEKKATDLREMMRNEASKNSQVTQTKGTSGPRPRGRKPTKKDVVDLRTLLIHCAQAVAADDRRTANELLKQIRQHSKPDGDGAQRLAHCFADGLEARLAGTGSQLYHKLVAKRTTASDMLKAYHLYLAACPFKRLSHFLSNQTILSMIKNASKVHIIDFGIYFGLQWPCLIRRLSKEGSPPVLRITGIDVPQPGFRPTERIEETGQRLAEYAKKLNVPFEYRGIASKWETIRAEDLKVGKDEVVIVNCLYRFRNLIDETVAVDSPRNRVLNTIRQVNPAIFIHGIVNGSYSVPFFITRFREALFHFSALFDMLETTVPRNDAQRALIERDLFGREALNVIACEGSDRVERPETYKQWQVRNLRAGFVQSPLNQEIVMKAKDKVKDIYHKDFVIDEDSGWLLQGWKGRIIYAITTWKPNNS; this is translated from the exons ATGCAGCTCAAGGGTGCTTTTCATTATCTTCTTGTGATCAGAGAG GTCTTCCGGCGAGGTTTCTTGAATCGAAGACCATCAATGGGTCTGGATAATACGTATGGCGAGCTATCTGGCATGTTCTGTGGAGGCCTGTCTTATGATGGTTGCACAGACCACAGCAGTCCGAGTGATTATTCCAGGTTCACTTATCCGCAGCCTGCGGTCGTGCCCCAGATGGCCGCAGAACCCAGTTCCAATCCTTCTTCCACTGTCTCGAGGGCCAACACAGAAACCGACAATCCGGAGGATTGGGAGTTCATCTCAGATGAGTCCCTCAACTATATTAGCCGGATGCTCATGGAGGAGGATATTGATGAGAAAGTTAGCATGTACCAGGAGGAGTCAGTGGCACTCCGTGCTGCTGCAAAGCCGTTCTATGACATTCTTGGGCACAAGTTTCCACCGTCTCCTGACCGGCAGCTGATCCAATGGTCCATAGACAGCCCCAGTGAGAGTGGCAATAGCAGCCATGCTCAGTCCCTGGCGAGTACTGTTACTAGCAGCAGTATTGGTGGTGCGGTGGATAGCAATCAGCGCCATGACATTGGAAGTGGTGGGCAGTTGGAAGCTTATCGAGGCTTATGTGGTCAGTCTTCTCAGCCGCTGGTTGGTCCATCAAGTGGTGCTTGCAGTGCAGCGGATGTGCTAGAAGAACCTTTGATAACGAATGGACGGATTCCTGAGTATTTGTTTGAGAGCCTTCCAACTTGGGATTTCAGGAGAGGTGTCGAGGAAGCACGGAAGTTTCTTCCTTGTAATAATAAGCTAGCCATTGATTTAGAAACTACTGGAGTTGCAAGACCCCAAGAAGCAAGGAAAGAAGTTTCTTTCAATGCCCGAAAGGCAGAGGTGTTGAATGCCAAGAAAAACAGACAGAGTGAAGACCTTGACCTGATAGAAGGACGGAGCATTAAACAGTCCGCATTTTGTTCTGATGAGCCTGATTGGATCGAGATGTTTGATGATTTGCTTCGACAAACAGAGAAGAAGGCCACTGATCTGCGAGAGATGATGCGTAATGAagcctcaaaaaattctcaGGTCACCCAGACGAAAGGCACAAGTGGGCCACGGCCACGGGGAAGGAAGCCAACAAAGAAGGACGTGGTGGACCTTAGGACCCTCCTCATCCACTGTGCACAGGCTGTGGCAGCAGATGACCGCCGAACGGCTAACGAGTTGTTAAAGCAAATAAGGCAGCATTCCAAGCCAGATGGTGATGGTGCCCAGAGGCTGGCACATTGTTTTGCAGATGGTCTCGAGGCTCGCTTGGCCGGCACAGGGAGTCAGCTTTACCATAAGCTTGTGGCGAAACGTACAACTGCTTCTGACATGCTCAAAGCCTACCATCTTTACCTTGCAGCATGCCCGTTCAAGAGGCTTTCACATTTCCTGTCCAATCAAACAATCTTGAGTATGATAAAAAATGCATCAAAGGTGCATATAATTGACTTTGGCATTTACTTTGGCCTCCAATGGCCATGCCTAATTAGGCGGCTCTCCAAGGAAGGCAGTCCACCAGTACTGCGCATCACTGGAATTGATGTGCCTCAGCCAGGCTTCCGTCCTACCGAGCGAATTGAAGAGACTGGGCAGCGGCTTGCAGAATATGCTAAGAAGCTTAATGTCCCTTTTGAGTACCGGGGAATAGCATCAAAGTGGGAAACCATCCGTGCTGAGGATCTCAAAGTTGGCAAGGACGAAGTGGTGATTGTTAATTGCCTGTACCGGTTCAGAAACCTTATTGACGAAACAGTTGCTGTAGACAGCCCTAGGAATAGGGTGCTCAACACCATAAGGCAAGTAAATCCAGCAATCTTCATCCATGGAATTGTGAATGGGTCATACAGTGTTCCCTTCTTCATCACACGTTTTCGTGAGGCATTGTTCCATTTCTCTGCATTGTTTGACATGCTAGAGACAACGGTCCCGCGGAACGATGCCCAGCGTGCACTTATCGAGAGGGACCTGTTCGGTCGAGAAGCACTCAATGTCATTGCATGTGAAGGCTCAGACAGAGTCGAGAGACCGGAGACATACAAACAGTGGCAGGTGAGGAACCTCAGGGCTGGTTTTGTTCAGTCTCCACTAAACCAAGAAATTGTGATGAAAGCCAAGGACAAAGTGAAAGACATTTATCACAAGGACTTCGTCATAGATGAAGACAGTGGATGGCTCCTGCAAGGCTGGAAAGGAAGGATAATCTATGCCATAACTACATGGAAACCTAACAATAGTTAG
- the LOC133916415 gene encoding scarecrow-like protein 9 isoform X2 translates to MGLDNTYGELSGMFCGGLSYDGCTDHSSPSDYSRFTYPQPAVVPQMAAEPSSNPSSTVSRANTETDNPEDWEFISDESLNYISRMLMEEDIDEKVSMYQEESVALRAAAKPFYDILGHKFPPSPDRQLIQWSIDSPSESGNSSHAQSLASTVTSSSIGGAVDSNQRHDIGSGGQLEAYRGLCGQSSQPLVGPSSGACSAADVLEEPLITNGRIPEYLFESLPTWDFRRGVEEARKFLPCNNKLAIDLETTGVARPQEARKEVSFNARKAEVLNAKKNRQSEDLDLIEGRSIKQSAFCSDEPDWIEMFDDLLRQTEKKATDLREMMRNEASKNSQVTQTKGTSGPRPRGRKPTKKDVVDLRTLLIHCAQAVAADDRRTANELLKQIRQHSKPDGDGAQRLAHCFADGLEARLAGTGSQLYHKLVAKRTTASDMLKAYHLYLAACPFKRLSHFLSNQTILSMIKNASKVHIIDFGIYFGLQWPCLIRRLSKEGSPPVLRITGIDVPQPGFRPTERIEETGQRLAEYAKKLNVPFEYRGIASKWETIRAEDLKVGKDEVVIVNCLYRFRNLIDETVAVDSPRNRVLNTIRQVNPAIFIHGIVNGSYSVPFFITRFREALFHFSALFDMLETTVPRNDAQRALIERDLFGREALNVIACEGSDRVERPETYKQWQVRNLRAGFVQSPLNQEIVMKAKDKVKDIYHKDFVIDEDSGWLLQGWKGRIIYAITTWKPNNS, encoded by the coding sequence ATGGGTCTGGATAATACGTATGGCGAGCTATCTGGCATGTTCTGTGGAGGCCTGTCTTATGATGGTTGCACAGACCACAGCAGTCCGAGTGATTATTCCAGGTTCACTTATCCGCAGCCTGCGGTCGTGCCCCAGATGGCCGCAGAACCCAGTTCCAATCCTTCTTCCACTGTCTCGAGGGCCAACACAGAAACCGACAATCCGGAGGATTGGGAGTTCATCTCAGATGAGTCCCTCAACTATATTAGCCGGATGCTCATGGAGGAGGATATTGATGAGAAAGTTAGCATGTACCAGGAGGAGTCAGTGGCACTCCGTGCTGCTGCAAAGCCGTTCTATGACATTCTTGGGCACAAGTTTCCACCGTCTCCTGACCGGCAGCTGATCCAATGGTCCATAGACAGCCCCAGTGAGAGTGGCAATAGCAGCCATGCTCAGTCCCTGGCGAGTACTGTTACTAGCAGCAGTATTGGTGGTGCGGTGGATAGCAATCAGCGCCATGACATTGGAAGTGGTGGGCAGTTGGAAGCTTATCGAGGCTTATGTGGTCAGTCTTCTCAGCCGCTGGTTGGTCCATCAAGTGGTGCTTGCAGTGCAGCGGATGTGCTAGAAGAACCTTTGATAACGAATGGACGGATTCCTGAGTATTTGTTTGAGAGCCTTCCAACTTGGGATTTCAGGAGAGGTGTCGAGGAAGCACGGAAGTTTCTTCCTTGTAATAATAAGCTAGCCATTGATTTAGAAACTACTGGAGTTGCAAGACCCCAAGAAGCAAGGAAAGAAGTTTCTTTCAATGCCCGAAAGGCAGAGGTGTTGAATGCCAAGAAAAACAGACAGAGTGAAGACCTTGACCTGATAGAAGGACGGAGCATTAAACAGTCCGCATTTTGTTCTGATGAGCCTGATTGGATCGAGATGTTTGATGATTTGCTTCGACAAACAGAGAAGAAGGCCACTGATCTGCGAGAGATGATGCGTAATGAagcctcaaaaaattctcaGGTCACCCAGACGAAAGGCACAAGTGGGCCACGGCCACGGGGAAGGAAGCCAACAAAGAAGGACGTGGTGGACCTTAGGACCCTCCTCATCCACTGTGCACAGGCTGTGGCAGCAGATGACCGCCGAACGGCTAACGAGTTGTTAAAGCAAATAAGGCAGCATTCCAAGCCAGATGGTGATGGTGCCCAGAGGCTGGCACATTGTTTTGCAGATGGTCTCGAGGCTCGCTTGGCCGGCACAGGGAGTCAGCTTTACCATAAGCTTGTGGCGAAACGTACAACTGCTTCTGACATGCTCAAAGCCTACCATCTTTACCTTGCAGCATGCCCGTTCAAGAGGCTTTCACATTTCCTGTCCAATCAAACAATCTTGAGTATGATAAAAAATGCATCAAAGGTGCATATAATTGACTTTGGCATTTACTTTGGCCTCCAATGGCCATGCCTAATTAGGCGGCTCTCCAAGGAAGGCAGTCCACCAGTACTGCGCATCACTGGAATTGATGTGCCTCAGCCAGGCTTCCGTCCTACCGAGCGAATTGAAGAGACTGGGCAGCGGCTTGCAGAATATGCTAAGAAGCTTAATGTCCCTTTTGAGTACCGGGGAATAGCATCAAAGTGGGAAACCATCCGTGCTGAGGATCTCAAAGTTGGCAAGGACGAAGTGGTGATTGTTAATTGCCTGTACCGGTTCAGAAACCTTATTGACGAAACAGTTGCTGTAGACAGCCCTAGGAATAGGGTGCTCAACACCATAAGGCAAGTAAATCCAGCAATCTTCATCCATGGAATTGTGAATGGGTCATACAGTGTTCCCTTCTTCATCACACGTTTTCGTGAGGCATTGTTCCATTTCTCTGCATTGTTTGACATGCTAGAGACAACGGTCCCGCGGAACGATGCCCAGCGTGCACTTATCGAGAGGGACCTGTTCGGTCGAGAAGCACTCAATGTCATTGCATGTGAAGGCTCAGACAGAGTCGAGAGACCGGAGACATACAAACAGTGGCAGGTGAGGAACCTCAGGGCTGGTTTTGTTCAGTCTCCACTAAACCAAGAAATTGTGATGAAAGCCAAGGACAAAGTGAAAGACATTTATCACAAGGACTTCGTCATAGATGAAGACAGTGGATGGCTCCTGCAAGGCTGGAAAGGAAGGATAATCTATGCCATAACTACATGGAAACCTAACAATAGTTAG